The Nitrospirota bacterium genome has a window encoding:
- the secG gene encoding preprotein translocase subunit SecG: protein MLRVFLVSLHVLVSVILISMVLVQKGKGADIGAAFGGASNTVFGPRGAQSFLSKLTTGAAIIFMITSLTLAFTTAKTRSSIMEGVKQPTQTSPATPLTSPVPAEPAPAK, encoded by the coding sequence ATGTTACGAGTATTTTTAGTTTCGCTCCATGTTCTTGTCTCGGTCATTTTGATCTCCATGGTTCTTGTGCAGAAAGGGAAAGGCGCTGACATCGGCGCGGCCTTCGGCGGCGCTTCCAATACCGTCTTCGGCCCCCGGGGCGCTCAGAGCTTCCTGTCCAAGCTCACCACTGGAGCGGCGATTATTTTCATGATCACCTCGCTCACCCTGGCGTTTACCACGGCCAAAACGAGGAGCTCGATCATGGAAGGCGTGAAGCAGCCGACGCAGACTTCGCCGGCAACGCCGCTCACATCGCCTGTACCAGCTGAGCCGGCTCCGGCAAAATAG
- the tpiA gene encoding triose-phosphate isomerase → MNPKRKPIIAGNWKMNKTSTEARDLASKLIPLVSGVKDRDIVLAPPFTSIPVVAETIKGTNMSLSAQNLFWEEKGAFTGEISAEMLLDLGCKYVIIGHSERRQYFGETDETVNKKVRQALNKGLLPIVCAGELLSEREAGKANEVIERQVVGALKGVAAAEMQKIVIAYEPVWAIGTGKTATPDQANEIHAFIRQKIQSMYNVDVSGALRIQYGGSVTPENVSTLMAKPDIDGALVGGASLKPESFAALVNFK, encoded by the coding sequence AAAACGAAAACCGATTATCGCGGGCAACTGGAAGATGAACAAGACCTCGACCGAGGCGCGTGATCTCGCAAGCAAGCTCATTCCGCTCGTGTCCGGCGTCAAGGACCGGGACATCGTGCTTGCCCCGCCGTTCACGTCGATCCCGGTTGTGGCCGAAACCATCAAGGGAACGAACATGTCACTCTCTGCCCAGAACCTGTTCTGGGAGGAAAAGGGGGCGTTTACCGGCGAGATTTCCGCAGAAATGCTGTTGGATTTAGGCTGTAAGTATGTTATTATAGGCCACAGTGAACGCCGGCAGTATTTTGGCGAGACGGACGAGACGGTGAACAAGAAGGTCCGGCAGGCCCTGAACAAGGGGCTGTTGCCTATTGTCTGCGCGGGAGAGCTCCTGAGCGAGCGTGAGGCCGGCAAGGCCAACGAGGTGATCGAACGCCAGGTGGTCGGCGCGCTCAAGGGCGTGGCCGCGGCCGAGATGCAGAAGATCGTTATTGCCTACGAACCGGTCTGGGCCATCGGCACCGGCAAGACCGCGACTCCGGACCAGGCGAACGAGATCCATGCCTTCATCCGGCAGAAGATTCAATCGATGTACAATGTTGATGTCTCCGGCGCGCTCCGCATCCAGTACGGTGGCAGCGTGACGCCCGAGAACGTATCAACGCTCATGGCCAAGCCGGACATCGACGGCGCGCTCGTAGGCGGGGCAAGCCTGAAACCGGAGTCGTTCGCGGCGCTGGTGAATTTTAAATGA